The following is a genomic window from Fluviispira vulneris.
ACTTTGACAAATGGGTACCCATGCCTTTTGGCGAGTCAGTTCCTTTCGAAAAATATTTTCCAAAACTTGGTATTTATTATAGAAATATTTTTGAAAATGCGAGTAAAGTTGAAATTGGGACAAGCTATGATGCATTAGCTTATACAGAAAAAGATTTCGTAGCACCTCTCATTTGCTTTGACTCTATTGATCCAAATCTTCCTCGCCTCGAAACCTTAAAAGGCAAGGCAAGCATTTTTGTCAATCAAGCCAATTTTGTTTGGATGGTAAAAAGCAATGCAGGGCTTGAATTTAGTATACTCAATAAGTTTAGATCCATTGAAAATGCACGCAGTCTTGTGATGGTTTCAAACACAGGACCTACAATGGCTTTCGATCCTTTAGGTCGAGTTATCTTACAGCCAACTCCACTTTTAACACAAGAAACTGGATTTGTAGATGTTCCTATTTCAAATGAAATGACAGTTTATACAATGTTTTCTAATTGGCCACTCATTATATTAGGACTTATATCACTTATTTGGCTTTTTATAGCAGCAAACAAGAGCGCATATGATAATCGCTGATAAAAAAGAAAAAGGACTTTTGTCTGAAAGATTAAGACCATCATTAGCAAAACAAAATTATTTATTAGGTTCTGCAAAAAAAATTTGGGAGCGAGATCTTCAGCAATGGCGTAATTCACACAAATTCCATATTATATTATGGGGACCTCCTGGCTCTGGAAAGACCACTTTAGCTCGTATGCTTGGTGAAGATTCTGGCATTCCCTTTGTTACCTTATCAGCCGTGCGTGATGGGGTAAAAGAGATAAAAAATGCTGTTGAAAAACACCCAGGTGCTCTTATTTTTATAGATGAAATACATCGCCTCAGTCGAAATCAACAAGATATTCTTCTCCCTATTCTTGAATATTCTGAAGCTTGGATCATCGGAGCGACTACAGAATCCCCTACAACGGAACTTTCTCCGCCTATTTTAAGCCGGGTAAGAAGTATTTATATCTCACCATTAAACGAACAAGAAATCTCTCAAGGTTTATTGCATGGATACGATTTCCTAAAAAATAATGATAACGATTTTCAGAATAAATTTGTTGATGAAATTAAAGTAAAGGAACAATTTATCCCAAAAATTTCGCAAATGAGCGGGGGTGATTTGCGCTTTGCCTTAAACTTATTTGAGAATATTATATATTGTAATAATGAAGAAGAAGAAAATGATATATTTAAAAACTCTTTAAAAGCATTTACGAATAAAAATCATTACGATTTTATCAGCGCTATGATTAAAAGTATGCGCGGAAGTGATCCTGACGCAGCTCTATTTTATGCTATTACAGCACTTGATAAAGGAGAAGATCCTATTTTTATCGCCAGACGCTGTGTGATTTTTGCCAGTGAAGATGTTGGCAATGCAGATCCACAGGCACTTTCTTTAGCAGTAAATGCATACAAAGCTATTGAATGTGTAGGCATGCCTGAAGGCAGAATTCCTTTGGCTCAAGTTGTTACTTATTTAGCAAGTACAATGAAAAGTAACAAAGCATATCTTGCAATCGAAAGAGTGAGAAAATGGCGTATTCAAGCAGAAGAAAATGGTTATTCATTGCAACCACCCAATGAAATAACAATAAAAGGTAAAAATCAATACAAATACCCTCACAATTTCGAAAATTCTTTTGTTTACTTCGATTATTTGCCAAAAGAAATTTCTAGGATAAAACAAAAGGAGAGAGTTGCTGCATATTTACCTTCTGATTATGGAACAGAATTAAGGCTTAAAAATCGCTTGGCAGAGCTCTGGAAAAAACCAAGTAAAATAGACAATTTTTAAAACAAATAAAATCTAAAGTAATTATATGGACAAAATACAAAATAATTAAGCAGCAGTATTTGTTTTATTATTGCTGCGATCAAAATCAGTAGCTTTTCCTCTTGGAACATAACTCACAGTATCGATATAACTTAGAACAAGTCTAACAAAATGTCTTCTTGCCCGTATCACACTATTTCCCCTAGAAATATCGAAATTAAGAAGAGCCTCTCGTGTTGATTTCGAATAAACAATCATACGTAAATAGTCCGTATTTAAGTTTGTATCATATTCAATAACGACTGAACCCATTTGCTCCCATGTGTAGGATATTTTCTTAACCCCATAAAAAACATGAATTCCAGCTAGGCCTACCAATATTTTCTTTACACCTTTAAAATTCAAAGACAATAAAACTATCCAAGGTAACAATACCAACGTAACAAAAGATAGAGCAAGTCCTAGTGAAGATCCTGGACTATCAAAATATGTTGGACTTGTAATTAGAAATAAAAAACACCCCATCAATCCAAATAAGGAAACAAGCATTTGCAGGGGTGAGAATTGAAAATACCATCTGCCCTCAGGCGTAAGGCGACTGTAAATAAGAGATTCACGCTCTTCTTCCATTCGTCTATCTAAATCTTCAAAAGGTTCATCCTCAGAAGCCATTTTTCCTAAAGAATGCAGGATAGCTAAGGACTCATCAAACCTCCCCCAAGAATCAAGAATAAAAGATTTCATTCTCAACGCTTCCATGTTCCTAGGAGAAAGAGCAAGAAGATTTTCAATAATCTCCATCGCCGCTCCTGAATCACCTTGCTCCAATAGATTTCGTGCATCTTTTAAATGTTTCATAAAAGGAAAATCGGAAACTATTCATCAGAACTTAAAAATAAAAACTGACAAAAAAAAACAGATGAGAGATTCTCACCTGTCTTTAAAAAAAATAACCAATTGATAACAAAAGGATAAATTTTAGTTTTGCGCAACAACCCAAATATTGAATTGAGCAGAAACTTCTGGATGAAGCTTAACAGAGCCTTTATAAACACCTACAAGCTTGATTTCATCGATGATTGTAATCATACGGCGATCAATTTCATGGCCCGCAGCGCGGAATGCATCTGCAAGTTCTTGAGTTGTAACTGTTCCAAAGATTTTATCTTCTTCACCAACTGGTTTTTGAATAGTTAAAGAAAGAGCACTGATTGTTGCAGCAAGTTCAGTTGCAGCAGCAAGTTCTTTTTGCTTCTTCATTTCAGCTTGGCGACGTTGGTGCTCAAGCAATTTTTTATTTCTTTCATCCGCTAAAACAGCGAGTTCACGTGGAAAAAGAAAATTTCTAGCATATCCTGACTTTACTTTAACAAGGTCACCAATATGACCTAAGTTTGGTACATTTGCTTGCAAAAGTACGAGCATAATAATAACCCTCTTGTATATTAAAAACCAAATTCATTTAGAAAAACACAGAATGAACTTAAGATTTAAGCTTTCTTCCGCGCCAATCATACACATAATCAAACAATCCAACAGCACCAAATACTGCTAGAATTGCATAAGGTCCAAAAAATATTTTTGAACTCAGAATAAAAAACACAGACACTAAAATGAGAATCAACAGAGTTGATAATCTTTTGTAGACTGTAAACATCCCTTGCAATGCTACAATAGTCAAAATGACAAATGATAAAGCACTGAGGACTGCGAGCACGGGGGCATAGCTCCCTTGCCCAAAGGATGCAATGATAGAATCAAGGTTTCCATACCAAAACGCTATAGTTCCAATAAAAGCGACAGCAAAAAGTGCAAGTGGCAGTGGTAAAGAAAAGTTTCTTAGATCCCACGCGCTTTTGCCCTCATATTGAAAGGCATATCCTTGCCATAGAATTGTGTTTTTTGGCTTCAAAGGTTTCCAAAGTGTTCGCAGAAACGAATTTTTTTGCCCATCCGTTTCCATCTGCACACTTTGTGAAGAATGATGATTGATATAAATTGGTGTTTCCAGTCTATTTGCTCTAACCATAGGCATAGAAAAAAGGACAGAAACGATTTGAGACGAAAAAGATGATGGATTTCTACGGATATAATTTACCACAGATCGCAATCTTTCTATTTGCTCATAACCAAAATCAACAAAAACAACATTAGCAAAGGAAGTCAACAATCCAATTAAGAAAGTGGACGCCATTGCTCCATAAACAAAATAAGCTATTCTTTGCCAAGAGTTATATTCAATAAATTTTTTCACTTCTGGCATAGAAATGATTTGAGTGATTTGTTCTGAGAGTTGATCGTATTTTGCACTCAGTTGAATCTCACCAGCAGTTGGTTTTCTACCAGCGATCTCCGCTTGCAGCTCTTCTTTCTTTTGCTCGATACTCATCTGCAATTCGCTTTTTATTTCTCCATTTTGTTCAATCAGCTTGACAGGTGTAAAACAAATACAGCCAAAGAACAGAACTGCTGGGAGAAATAAAACAGAGGCCGCATAGAGCCAATGTTTTCTTTTTTCACGAAAACAGATGGCTGCCATGAAAAAAGGTATCGCAAGAATAACAAAAAACCCCATAGCTATTATATTTATATTTGAAAATAAATAACCAAAGAGAAAAAAAGAACCAGCAACAGCTGTCATTAAGAAAAGAGCAATTCTTTTGCCTAACATGGCTGCTACCTGTGCAACATTAAAGAGAGCAAGAGGAATCAGCATAACGATAAAGCTAATAGCTACAAAGATCCCAGAAAAAAACAAAGCTGGCGTAATTTTTTTTACAGGAGCATTGTTGTTTTGACTTGAACTTGACCCTTGTGGGTTGCTAAACTTTTGCGCCATGAAAACCTCTCATTTCGGCTAAAAAAGCCTTGAAAACGAAACATATCTCGCAATAATTATTCGTCGTCACGGCCTCTACGAGCACCTAATGATTCAGATTCAGCTTTTTCACGAGCAGCTTCTGCAGCTCTTTGTGCAGCAGCTTCTGCTTGTTGCTGAAGCTCTAAACGACGATTTTCAACATTTACATTGTCTGCAAGTTTGATAACCATGGAACGAAGAACATTTTCTTCGAGTTTTAAAACACGTTCAAGCTCGTGGATATTTGCTTGATTGGTCGCTACGTCATAAACGAAGTAGTTTCCACGATTTTGCTTATTAATTGGATAAGCAAGGCGGCGTACACCCCAAGTGTCTTTTTTGACAACTTGTCCACCGTCAGTTCCAATAATAGCCTCCCATTTGGAAACCATCTTGGATAGTTCAGCTTCAGGCAAATCAGCCTTTGCAATGATCATTGCTTCATATTCACGCATAGAATTCTCCTTATGGATCGCGCAACTAAAACTTGAGCCCCAGACATGAGGAGCAAGGAGTTTGGTCGAAGTATCTCCCCTAACTTTATTTCTTACTTTTTTCAAGTCTATTTTGAATAGAGCATTATGTTTTGGATTTATTTCGACTTGATTTTATTTTAGCAATCTGGAAGTAGAAGCAAGTATTCGTGATATCATATCGTATCTAACTGAAGATATTCGTATTTTTCCTGATTTTGCTCAACGAACGAAAACGCTCCGTCTTGGACTCATTGAAAGTAAAATTAATTTTAAAAATTGCGCCATGCTTTTTATATAGAAGAAAATTTACTAAATATATCAATATATTAAACAAATGAATAGCTGCGCTCTTGAACAAAACGAGGACACACTCTCGCTCCTTTTGGGACGAGTATTCATCACTCTAAACACCTACATTAAAAATCGTGTTCAACAACAGCATCTAGTGTATAGAGACAAAAATCGGTCTTGGCTTTTGGAAACTGAATGACTCTCGCAAACCTAATTCTCCCCCTTGAATACAAACTTCAATGTTTAGATATATGAAATGTAAGGATTATATTTCTCAATCATAAGCTTTCATTTTTCATTTCCACGATTTGATTTTTGTTTTGTTACTTTTTAAACTCAATGAGCCTCTATAAGCTCAAATTAATGAAAGGATTTCCGAATGGTAACTATAAAATCAGAATTTATTAGAAAGCCAGTGGAAGAAAGAAAATTGGTATTAGAAAAAAATAACAAAATTACATGTTGTGGTATCGACTTATGCCTTCATATGAAATGATATAGTATTCTTTTCTTAATATAACTCATCACAAGTAATATATAAATCATATATTCTATTATCTTGACACGTTTATTATTTATTTAGAGATTAAAATGTTAAAAAATATTAATTACAAAAGGAAAAGCCTTTCTGAAGTTTTAAAATATTATAATAAAAAAATAATTGAAAGATTCATCCAAGAAAATCCAAGCATAAGCTTTAAAGAATCTGAAGAAATTTTTACTGAAACATTAAAATGGCTTTCGCTTTACAATGAATCTATTATTGATGAGAAAATAAATTTTAATCTATTTATATACTCAGACTCAATTATAATAGACGAAAAGTGGCATAATTTTATTTTATTTACTAAATATTATCATTCCTTTTGTGAGGAATATTTTGGAAGATACATTCATCATATCCCCGTAATAGATAATGATAACAAAGATTCTGATATTGAAACAAAACTTTCTGAATTATATGGCTATATATATGATAAACTAGGAGAAGAAACTCTAAACCTTTGGTTTAGAGAATTCCCAGAAAAATATAATCATAAAATCATCACTCATTAAAAAAGATATTAAAATTTAGAAGTCTATTTTTTGAAGGTAAATTATTTAAAATAAGTATAATTAAACACAGAATGAATTACAGTATTTAATTATACTTTAAATATTAATGACCATCGCCAGAATGACGATGAATATTCGGCAGAGAACTTATAACAGAAGCATCTTTGGTATTTTCTTCTTTTTTCGAAACCTGTTTAGCTCCTACTTGTTTTTTTATTTCATCTCTATTTAATAAATAATCTTTGGTGTAAACCCACTTTTGTTCAGGTAAACCTGCCATAGAATATTCTGGTCCAAGTCGAATTGCATCAACAGGACATGCTTCTTCGCAAAAACCACAAAATACACAGCGCAAAATATCTATTTCAAAACGTACTGGATATTTTTCAATACCATTGTCTTTTGCTTGTCCCGCAACAATATTTATACATTGTGCAGGGCAATTGGTGGCACATAAAAAACAAGCTGTACAACGAACTTGTCCGTCTGGCCTTTTTGTTAAAAAATGCGCACCTTTAAAACGCTCAGAATACTTATATTCGACTTCTGGCCATTGAATCGTGACAGACTCTTCTAACTTAAAAAGCTGTTTTGCAAAAACGGAAATTGTCTGTCCAAGACCAAGCAAAGTTGTAGACAAATAACCATTTTTTAGGCTTTTTTCTGGGTCTTTTGAAACGTTAATATATCCCATTGTCAATGCCTCACGCTTTCATTTCTGCAAAAATGTCTTCAATTCCCTTCATAGCAGGGAAAACAAGTGGATTCGCTTTTAGCTTTTGCGGAATTCCTTTAAAGTTGACAAAGGTTCCATTTTTTTCGGCAAAAACTTTTGTAGGAATCGTCAGTGAAAACTTTTTAGCGATTGGATTTAAGGTCGTACCAAAATAAACAACATTTGCCATTTCAGCAAAGCGCGAAACTTCTGTTGCAAATTGTGAATACGCTTTTTCGATTTCCGGTCCAAAAACGATAACCAATTCTGCGCTCGCAGAGGCAAGAGGAGAAAAATCCCCACTTAAATGAACAGCTTGAGCAGCTTTCTTTTCTAGAATTTGTGCAAGACCTTTTGAATTCGCATTGCGATCACCACGCATTAATATTCCATCAAAATCGTCAACTCGTTCATTGCTATCACGCCAAACAAAAATATTTGGTAAACCACCTAAAATAGAACTGAGTGACGACAAAATATTTTCATATTCTTCATTGGTGTACTGAGGAGTTAATACCAATGCCACTTTTGCTGCATTACCTTTAACTTTCTCAAGCTTTTGTTTTAATTCTTTACTGATTAAATTCCAAGATAAATGCTTCCCTTGCATGATAGGTGCTGCAAGACGATTTGTGGCATTTAAATGTTCATACATTGTTCTGCCTTCATCACACATCCAATGGCCATTTACTTCTAAATTTTTTCTTGGTTTTAAGCGATAATATTGTCTTTGGTTTTTATGCTCATATAAAGTAACGTTACAACCAGTAGAGCAGCCAGGACAAATTGTTTTTGTTTCGTTAAGAAACCAAACACGACATTTAAAGCGAAAATCTTTTGCAGTAAATGCGCCCACAGGACAGATATCAACAATATTATAACTATAATTGTGTTGGATTTTTCTATTTGGAAATGTACCAATCACTGAGTGATCACCACGGTTGAAAATACCGAGAGCGCTTGTTTTGGTGACTTCATCTTCAAAGCGCACACAACGTGAGCATAAAATACAACGTTCTGTATCAAGAACAAGATTGTCCCCAACATCGAGAGCTTTGGGTTTAAGTACTTTATCTTCATCCATTTGAGAAGAATAGCGCCCAACTTTCATATAATAATTTTGTAACTCACACTCACCGGCTTGATCACAGATAGGGCAATCGAGTGGGTGATTGATAAGATGGAATTCAAGTGCCCATTTATGCGCATCTTTGACTTCATCGCTCACTGTGATGACTTTCATGCCTTCTGTGCATGCTGTATTGCACGCAATCTGTAGCTTGGGCATACCTTCAATTTTGACCATACAAAAGCGACAAACCCCTGCCACAGAAAGGCCGGGATGCCAACAAAATCTTGGAATTTCAACTCCTAAAATTTCTGTTGCTTCAATGATAGAAGTCCCTTTTGGAACAGTGACTTCCTTGCCATCAATTGTTAGCGTAACAGTTTCTGACATTTTTTTTACCCTTTAAGATATGGTTCGAATTCATGTGCAAATTTAGTAACAATGGCACGAGCAGGATCGGCAGCAGCGTCGGAAAGAACACAAATTGTTTTCCCACGCATGTTATTTGCAATTGAATACATTCGATCCATATCCGTCTTTGTCCCTTTGCCCTTTAAAATATGTTTTGAAATTTTATACAGCCAACCCGTTCCTTCACGACAAGGTGTGCATTGCCCACAGGATTCATGCGCATAAAAATCCATTAAATTCTCAAGAACAGATACCATGCTGACATCTTCAGGTATGACAATGATAGCTCCGGAGCCAAGCATGGAGCCCGCTCCTGCAATGGCTTCATAGTCAAGAGTTAAGTTTTCACATTCTTTTGCTGTCAAAGCAGGAGCTGAGGAGCCCCCCGGAATAATTGCTTTTAGTTTTTTACCGCCAATGAGCCCCCCGCAGTCTTCGTTGATAAAGCGCATAAGAGGATAGCCTAAAGGAAGTTCATAGCAACCAGGTCTTGCGATAGGTCCACTGACATTAAATAACTTTGTCCCTGGTGATTTTTCTGTACCAAACTTTTTATACGCATCTGGGCCGTTGTTAATAATCCATGGCACTACTGCTAAAGATTCAACGTTATTCACAACAGTCGGCTTGCCAAGATAACCTTTGATAGCTGGAAAAGGAGGCTTTAATTTGGGCTGGCCTTTTTTTCCTTCTAAAGAAGAAATAAGACCCGTTTCTTCACCACAGATATAAGCTCCTGCCCCTGAATAAACATCCATATGATGGGTGAAACCCGATCCCATGATGTTTTCTCCTAAGTAGCCTGCTGCGTAAGCTTCTTTAATAGCTTCTTGGCACCAACGGATTTCATTGTGGAATTCTCCACGAATATATATGTAACTTTTCTGTGCACCAATTGCATAAGATGCAATTATTTTTCCTTCAACAAGAGAATGAGGTGTGACTTCAGAAATATAACAATCCTTATAAGTCCCAGGCTCACCTTCATCGAAGTTTGTAATCAGATATTTTTCCCCTGGTCCTTTTGGCACAAAACTCCACTTAAGACCCGTAGGGAATCCTGCTCCACCGCGGCCCCGTAAACCCGATGCTTTCACAGTGTTTATAACATCTTCTGAGCTCATTCCGCCTTTGAGAACTTTCTCGAGTGCTTTATAGCCATTGCTTTTTTCAATATATGTTTTGATATTTCTTGAATCAGGATGCCCTTCAAGACCAAGCAAAATACGAAATTCATCAGGTTTACGCCCTTGATATTCGTTCTTAATAACTGGCATGGAGTCTCCTTATTTTTGCGCTTTTGCAGCTAAATTAGCAGCACAAAGAACTGCTGCTTTTGGCAATTCTTTTGCACTGTACTCTTTTAAAAGTTGCAAAGCTTTCTCAGGTGTAACGTTGTTATGGCGATCTTTATTTATTAAAGTAGACGGTGCATATCCACACTGCCCTAAACACTCTACACCATGAATTTCAAATGGCAGCGGACGTCCTTCCTTTTCTGCTTTTTCTATTTCATGGCGTAAAGTTTTAATCGTATCGTTTGCGCCCATCAGCCAGCAAGAAATACTCTTACAAACTTCAAATCGGTAAGGCTTAGGCGGAGATTTTCTATACATAGTATAGAAGGTCAGAACTTCTCTGACATCGACGGCAGAAAGGCCAAAGTTCTTTTC
Proteins encoded in this region:
- a CDS encoding AAA family ATPase, with amino-acid sequence MIIADKKEKGLLSERLRPSLAKQNYLLGSAKKIWERDLQQWRNSHKFHIILWGPPGSGKTTLARMLGEDSGIPFVTLSAVRDGVKEIKNAVEKHPGALIFIDEIHRLSRNQQDILLPILEYSEAWIIGATTESPTTELSPPILSRVRSIYISPLNEQEISQGLLHGYDFLKNNDNDFQNKFVDEIKVKEQFIPKISQMSGGDLRFALNLFENIIYCNNEEEENDIFKNSLKAFTNKNHYDFISAMIKSMRGSDPDAALFYAITALDKGEDPIFIARRCVIFASEDVGNADPQALSLAVNAYKAIECVGMPEGRIPLAQVVTYLASTMKSNKAYLAIERVRKWRIQAEENGYSLQPPNEITIKGKNQYKYPHNFENSFVYFDYLPKEISRIKQKERVAAYLPSDYGTELRLKNRLAELWKKPSKIDNF
- a CDS encoding tetratricopeptide repeat protein, with translation MKHLKDARNLLEQGDSGAAMEIIENLLALSPRNMEALRMKSFILDSWGRFDESLAILHSLGKMASEDEPFEDLDRRMEEERESLIYSRLTPEGRWYFQFSPLQMLVSLFGLMGCFLFLITSPTYFDSPGSSLGLALSFVTLVLLPWIVLLSLNFKGVKKILVGLAGIHVFYGVKKISYTWEQMGSVVIEYDTNLNTDYLRMIVYSKSTREALLNFDISRGNSVIRARRHFVRLVLSYIDTVSYVPRGKATDFDRSNNKTNTAA
- the rplI gene encoding 50S ribosomal protein L9 — translated: MLVLLQANVPNLGHIGDLVKVKSGYARNFLFPRELAVLADERNKKLLEHQRRQAEMKKQKELAAATELAATISALSLTIQKPVGEEDKIFGTVTTQELADAFRAAGHEIDRRMITIIDEIKLVGVYKGSVKLHPEVSAQFNIWVVAQN
- the rpsF gene encoding 30S ribosomal protein S6, with protein sequence MREYEAMIIAKADLPEAELSKMVSKWEAIIGTDGGQVVKKDTWGVRRLAYPINKQNRGNYFVYDVATNQANIHELERVLKLEENVLRSMVIKLADNVNVENRRLELQQQAEAAAQRAAEAAREKAESESLGARRGRDDE
- a CDS encoding NuoI/complex I 23 kDa subunit family protein; this encodes MGYINVSKDPEKSLKNGYLSTTLLGLGQTISVFAKQLFKLEESVTIQWPEVEYKYSERFKGAHFLTKRPDGQVRCTACFLCATNCPAQCINIVAGQAKDNGIEKYPVRFEIDILRCVFCGFCEEACPVDAIRLGPEYSMAGLPEQKWVYTKDYLLNRDEIKKQVGAKQVSKKEENTKDASVISSLPNIHRHSGDGH
- a CDS encoding 2Fe-2S iron-sulfur cluster-binding protein, which translates into the protein MSETVTLTIDGKEVTVPKGTSIIEATEILGVEIPRFCWHPGLSVAGVCRFCMVKIEGMPKLQIACNTACTEGMKVITVSDEVKDAHKWALEFHLINHPLDCPICDQAGECELQNYYMKVGRYSSQMDEDKVLKPKALDVGDNLVLDTERCILCSRCVRFEDEVTKTSALGIFNRGDHSVIGTFPNRKIQHNYSYNIVDICPVGAFTAKDFRFKCRVWFLNETKTICPGCSTGCNVTLYEHKNQRQYYRLKPRKNLEVNGHWMCDEGRTMYEHLNATNRLAAPIMQGKHLSWNLISKELKQKLEKVKGNAAKVALVLTPQYTNEEYENILSSLSSILGGLPNIFVWRDSNERVDDFDGILMRGDRNANSKGLAQILEKKAAQAVHLSGDFSPLASASAELVIVFGPEIEKAYSQFATEVSRFAEMANVVYFGTTLNPIAKKFSLTIPTKVFAEKNGTFVNFKGIPQKLKANPLVFPAMKGIEDIFAEMKA
- the nuoF gene encoding NADH-quinone oxidoreductase subunit NuoF, translating into MPVIKNEYQGRKPDEFRILLGLEGHPDSRNIKTYIEKSNGYKALEKVLKGGMSSEDVINTVKASGLRGRGGAGFPTGLKWSFVPKGPGEKYLITNFDEGEPGTYKDCYISEVTPHSLVEGKIIASYAIGAQKSYIYIRGEFHNEIRWCQEAIKEAYAAGYLGENIMGSGFTHHMDVYSGAGAYICGEETGLISSLEGKKGQPKLKPPFPAIKGYLGKPTVVNNVESLAVVPWIINNGPDAYKKFGTEKSPGTKLFNVSGPIARPGCYELPLGYPLMRFINEDCGGLIGGKKLKAIIPGGSSAPALTAKECENLTLDYEAIAGAGSMLGSGAIIVIPEDVSMVSVLENLMDFYAHESCGQCTPCREGTGWLYKISKHILKGKGTKTDMDRMYSIANNMRGKTICVLSDAAADPARAIVTKFAHEFEPYLKG
- a CDS encoding NADH-quinone oxidoreductase subunit NuoE family protein; its protein translation is MPIFSPELTKTIEGFLTRYETKRSSILPILHAIQDEKDWISDEDIDALEKNFGLSAVDVREVLTFYTMYRKSPPKPYRFEVCKSISCWLMGANDTIKTLRHEIEKAEKEGRPLPFEIHGVECLGQCGYAPSTLINKDRHNNVTPEKALQLLKEYSAKELPKAAVLCAANLAAKAQK